The Arenibacter algicola region TACCAATTGAAGGTTTCCTGATGATATAACCGTTCTATGTTGCCAGGGAGTTTGGTCTGACCTACCCATAGTTCAAAATTTTGATAAAAATTCCACATGACCACGGCATCCAATATATATTCTTGGAGCGTCACTTGTGTATTGGGAGCCACCATCCCCTAATAATTAGCCCAAATTCAATTTTGTCTAGGCCCGTTAAAAATCTTTTTAAAATTTTTTTAGTGGTACTACCTAAAAGTTGTATCCTTGCGGCAATTTTGGCGCTCCAAGTGCTATCCTTTCCTATTAAATTGAAAAGGCCTTTGCCAAATTCGGGGGAATTGGGTTCCTGAGAATAAGATACAAAAATAGAGCACAATGCAAGCCCTAGGGGCATTTCATTTTCATAATGTATTAGTTTTTGTCGGGTGCAAAGTACCAACACATATGTTAAGTTAATGTTAATCTATAAACAATTTTACTTTAAATGAAAAAAGCTACCTTGGCCAGAGGTAGCTTGAGATTTCAATTACATAGTCGACAAAAACTAATATTTTAAATGAAACCAATTTAGTCTTAAGACAAACGCTAAGATGGGGATAGGGATTGAATTCATTGTAATCTTAAGTTTAATTAATCGTTAAAATTGGGGTTCTGGTTTTGGCAGGCTAAAGGGAAGATGGTTTTATTATGTGTTGAATGTCTAAAAATGTATCTTGCGGCCGTTAAATAAAGACTATGAATTGGGAACAGCTTTTATCCTTAAAGCGCTCTGGGGATACCCACAAAAGAATAAGAAAGGAACAGGATGAAACCCGATTGGGTTTTGAAGTGGATTACGACAGGGTGATATTTTCTGCAGCCTTTAGGAGCTTACAGGACAAGACTCAGGTAATACCCCTTTCCAAAACCGATTTTGTGCACACCCGTCTAACCCATAGTTTGGAGGTCTCGGTGGTAGGTAGAAGCCTTGGAAGGATAGCAGGGAAGAAAATTCTGGAAAAACATCCTCATTTGCGCGAAGTGCACGGCTTTCATTTTAATGATTTTGGAGCTATTGTAGCCGCCGCGGCCTTGGCACATGATATAGGCAACCCACCTTTTGGGCATAGCGGGGAAAAGGCCATTGGGGAATATTTTAAAACAGGCAGGGGCAAACAATTTGAAACAATGTTGACCCAAAAAGAAATCAGGACATCATAGATTTTGAAGGAAATGCCAATGGATAGATTATTAACGGAATCCCGCCAGGGTGTTGAAGGTGGATTGCGACTTAGTTACGCCACTTTGGGCGCTTTTATGAAGTATCCAAAGGAATCCTTGCCCAAAAAACCGACCAAACATATTGCGGACAAGAAATTTGGGTTTTTCCAACAGGATGTGGCTTCTTTTCAGGAGGTGGCCACTGAACTTGGACTGGAATCAAGGGGAAAAGGCAAGGACATTGGTTTTTGCAGACACCCCCTAACTTTCCTAGTAGAGGCGGCTGATGATATCTGTTATACCATTATCGATTTTGAGGACGGAATCAATTTAGGGCTTATTTCAGAGGATTATGCCTTGGAATATCTAATAAAGTTGGTTAAGGACAGTATCAATATTAAAAAATATAATAATCTTGTCTATATGGAGGACCGTCTGAGCTATTTAAGGGCTTTGGCGATCAATACCTTGATATCCGATGCAATTGCTATTTTTATAGAAAATGAGGATGCTATTTTAAAGGGGGAATTTTCGGTTTCCTTGATGGATAAAAGCAAGTTCAAGGCCCAGATCCAAGACATTATTACATTAAGTGTACAGAAGATTTACAGGTCACAAGAAGTATTGGAAAAAGAAATAGCAGGGTACAGGATTATCTCGGACATTTTGGATGTATACAATACGGCATTGATCAGGAATAAGGAAGGGAACAGTTCCAATTATGACCGACTTATGATTTCTACTTTGCCCGAAGCCTATAGGGAAACCAAAGGTTCTACATACGACATACTTTTAAATACCTGCTGCTATGTTGCCAGCTTATCGGATAGTGCCGCAGTACATATCCATAATAAAATTATGGGGAAACAGCTTTAAAAATCATATGTTAAGCCAACCCCCAGCAATTGTTTAAATTGTACTTTACGCTTTCCCGGGGTTGTAATGGTACCGTCTGCAGCTTTTACCTCGTCGAAAATAATGTCGTGGTCATATAGGACATGGGTACCTATGGATGCCTTTACATATTTGTTTACGGTCAGGTCCACGTTTACTTCCCAGTCAATATCTATGTTTCCAAAATTCTTTACATAATCCGAGTATAATTGCAGCCTGTGATTTAATTTCACATTTTCATAAACCATGGTTTCCCAGGTGTTGGACACCAAAAAACCAAACTCCAGATAAACATTTTCGCCCTCTTTTATGATGTTGCCATCGGTATCTATCAGTGCTCTTTGTACCCCAAAGGCGCCGTTGTTGGCCAAGGTTTGGTCTAACACAAAGGTAGATTTGAAGGTAAGCGGGGCTAAACGCAGGTTAAATTTTTTGCCTTCGGGAATATAGGAGGTACCAGCACCCAATAGGGCATACCCAGGCGCCATAAATCTGGAAATGGGTTTGTCCCTATCAGGGTATTTGTAACCATTGGAGAATTGTGTCCTAAATTCTGCGCTGGCGGAATAGTACCAATTACTTATGGTATCCCTTCTAAACGCAAAGGTGGAGGAAAACCGCAATGCATCATCGGATTTTCTTAATTTAAAGCCTTCTTGGGCATTAAGACCATATCGTATGTCCAAATTGTTGTTTAGTTGAACGTATCTAAATTTATAATTTCGTACAAATTTGGCGCTGGCCAGTCCTGAAATGGAATTGTTACCCCCGCATTCCAGTTTACAAAAGCTACCTCGCTAAAATTAAATCCAAGTTTATTCTCCTTTTCCCAAAATGATGGAATTCTAAAACGTCTATATTTTTCTTCAAGTGGCTTGGTGCGTTTAAATGAAACAACTGGATTGGTCAGGTCCGCCCCCCGTGGAATGTACTTTATTTTGTCCTGCAAGGTCCGTATTACTATGGTGTCTATGCGCATGGAATCAACACGCATCGAATCTACCTGGGTGGAATCCGGGGATTGTGGAGCAGGAATGGTATCTTGTGAGAATAAAAAATTAAAATTTAGGAACAGAAGGACAATAATGAAAATTTTACCGTACATGCTAATCAATATTCAAAAGGTTGTTAATATAATTTTTTAAGGTCGATATGTCTATTTTAGATATTTTATGGAGTTCTTCAACGGTTCCCTGCTCTATAAAAA contains the following coding sequences:
- a CDS encoding DUF3078 domain-containing protein, coding for MECGGNNSISGLASAKFVRNYKFRYVQLNNNLDIRYGLNAQEGFKLRKSDDALRFSSTFAFRRDTISNWYYSASAEFRTQFSNGYKYPDRDKPISRFMAPGYALLGAGTSYIPEGKKFNLRLAPLTFKSTFVLDQTLANNGAFGVQRALIDTDGNIIKEGENVYLEFGFLVSNTWETMVYENVKLNHRLQLYSDYVKNFGNIDIDWEVNVDLTVNKYVKASIGTHVLYDHDIIFDEVKAADGTITTPGKRKVQFKQLLGVGLTYDF